From Uloborus diversus isolate 005 chromosome 8, Udiv.v.3.1, whole genome shotgun sequence, a single genomic window includes:
- the LOC129227853 gene encoding serine/threonine-protein kinase B-raf-like, translating to MIRLTKGNLEALNARFAEYQHPPSMYITEYEDLTSKLNEFQIQEQRLLEQIGNNCDGRDSPEYLDDGDSFLAGMQLPSNNQVNFSSCTTADTSPRISPRSPLKSVVRAFLPNQQRTTVQVRPGQTVRDALFKAMRRRKLTPDMCVVYRCNGKMRVNWDDDISTLEGEEITVEIRERIPITTSISHNFVRKTFFTLAFCECCRRLLFHGFRCQTCGYRFHQRCANGVPTLCQPLRVENNYYRYLLAGASGPQQPQEYATLPNQYLYPQPPATSPPQAVPRPHPPPLGQRERSTSAPNVCYNMVNQTDLTLEEFSSRLRAQGSQGTAGLVPYCQSAATIVSYSPSSSPTRTQSAQGSPTNSHKPWRPRARSADESTRKIRPPRESIEDWEIPANEIQTEHRIGAGSFGTVHKGHWHGPVALKKLNVTNPTPAQLQAFKNEVAVLRKTRHVNILLFMGYVSQPQLTIVTQWCEGSTLYKHLHVHEHKFEMLDLIDIARQTAQGMDYLHAKNIIHRDLKSNNIFLHEDLTTVKIGDFGLATVKTRWSGSQQFHQPTGSILWMAPEVIRMKDLNPYSFQSDVYAFGIVLYELIAGQLPYSHINNKDQILFMVGHGYLIPDLRNTRSDTPKALNRLIEDCIKFNRDERPLFRQILASLESLARSLPKIHRSASEPTLNRTHLQSEDFLYICASPKTPINSQFGAFSFFSAANNI from the exons ATGATAAGATTAACAAAAGGAAATTTAGAAGCTTTAAATGCAAGATTTGCTGAATATCAACACCCCCCATCTATGTATATAAct GAATATGAAGATCTGACGAGCAAACTGAATGAATTTCAGATACAGGAACAAAGATTATTGGAGCAAATAGGCAATAACTGTGATGGAAGAGATTCCCCAGAATATTTAGATGATGGTGATTCATTCCTAGCAGGAATGCAACTTCCTTCTAATAATCAAGTTAATTTTTCAA gttGTACAACTGCAGATACAAGTCCAAGAATTTCTCCTAGGTCACCTTTAAAATCTGTAGTGAGAGCTTTTCTACCCAACCAGCAACGTACTACT GTTCAAGTTAGACCAGGACAAACTGTTCGAGATGCTTTATTTAAAGCAATGAGAAGGCGGAAACTTACTCCTGACATGTGTGTAGTTTATAGGTGCAATGGAAA aaTGCGAGTTAATTGGGATGATGACATTAGTACATTAGAAGGCGAAGAAATTACTGTTGAAATTCGGGAGAGAATTCCTATTACTACTAGCATATCACATAATTtt GTTCGTAAAACTTTCTTTACTCTTGCATTCTGTGAATGCTGTAGGCGGTTACTTTTTCATGGTTTTCGATGTCAAACGTGTGGGTATCGCTTTCACCAAAGATGTGCAAATGGTGTTCCTACTCTTTGTCAACCTCTACGGGTAGAAAATAATTACTATAGATA TTTATTAGCTGGTGCAAGTGGTCCACAGCAGCCTCAAGAATATGCAACTCTTCCAAATCAGTATTTATATCCACAACCACCTGCTACTTCCCCTCCTCAAGCAGTACCCAGACCACACCCACCTCCGCTGGGTCAAAGAGAGCGATCAACTTCTGCTCCTAATGTTTGTTATAACATGGTCAACCAAACAGATTTGACGTTAGAG GAGTTTTCCTCTAGACTAAGAGCTCAAGGCTCACAAG GTACAGCTGGTTTAGTACCTTACTGCCAAAGTGCTGCTACTATTGTCAGTTATAGTCCAAGCTCTAGTCCCACTAGAACGCAGAGTGCCCAGGGCTCTCCAACGAATAGCCACAAACCCTGGAGACCTCGTGCTCGGTCAGCTGATGAAAGCACAAGAAAaatc AGACCTCCTCGAGAATCTATTGAAGACTGGGAAATTCCTGCTAACGAAATTCAGACTGAGCACAGGATAGGCGCTGGATCATTTGGAACAGTTCATAAAGGACACTGGCATG GTCCTGTTGCTTTAAAGAAACTAAATGTTACCAATCCCACGCCAGCTCAACTTCAAGCATTCAAAAATGAGGTAGCAGTATTAAG GAAAACACGACATGTCAACATTTTATTGTTCATGGGTTATGTGTCTCAACCTCAACTTACAATTGTAACACAGTGGTGTGAAGGTTCTACTCTATATAAACATCTTCATGTTCATGAACATAAGTTTGAGATGCTAGACCTGATTGATATTGCTCGACAAACGGCTCAAGGAATgga CTACCTACATGCAAAAAACATAATACacagagatttaaaatctaacA ATATATTTCTCCATGAAGATTTGACGACGGTTAAGATAGGTGATTTTGGTCTAGCGACTGTAAAAACGAGGTGGAGTGGATCTCAGCAGTTTCACCAACCTACAGGCTCAATATTATGGATG GCTCCAGAGGTGATCCGGATGAAAGATTTAAATCCATATTCCTTTCAGTCTGATGTATATGCTTTTGGTATTGTTTTATATGAACTTATAGCTGGACAGCTTCCATATTCTCATATTAATAATAAGGATCAG ATTCTTTTCATGGTAGGGCATGGCTATCTAATACCTGATCTTAGAAATACCAGGTCAGACACTCCCAAGGCTCTCAACAGACTAATCGAGGACTGTATTAAATTCAATAGAGATGAACGTCCTCTTTTTCGACAG ATATTAGCTTCTCTGGAATCTTTAGCTCGTTCCCTACCAAAGATTCATCGTAGTGCCTCCGAGCCTACTCTAAATCGCACGCATCTCCAATCTGAAGACTTCCTGTACATCTGTGCTTCTCCGAAAACTCCAATCAACAGTCAGTTTGGAGCATTTTCTTTCTTCTCTGCCGCAAATAATATATGA